Proteins co-encoded in one Quercus robur chromosome 8, dhQueRobu3.1, whole genome shotgun sequence genomic window:
- the LOC126694981 gene encoding choline transporter protein 1, whose translation MRGPLGAVIGRYPSSDGNTQMGGIIRHNRKCRDIAFLVIFIAFWVAMIVNSSFGFNQGNPLRLTYGLDYKGNVCGDKNAQPGLRQLELRYWLNPNQVYQSGLKGSEFKLANARSICLLDCPFASEDQLNWVCDYPEGDIHLSMDDWIDRNYDYYEFLTPEMRNSSLQLQGPCYPVIFPSVNVYWSCQYIARASNISLRHWQQMGGVNINEDIIIDKSIHRSINSRSSVLKRYMADIGKSWPVLIVCGGFLPLFLSVVWLLMIRHFVAAMPWVTVALFNVLIVSVTMFYYLKAGWIGNDAISPIIGEHDPYIRIFGREIHHIRAVAVLMTFIMIVSVLTSIAIVRRILMATSVLKVAAKVIGEVQALIIFPIIPYTILAIFYMFWFSAALHLFSSGQVVQNDCNTNCCAYDLVSKRVNCDHCCGYSIHYTPHIGVAILFHLFGCYWATQFFIACSSTVIAGSVASYYWARGETSPEIPFLPVFSSMKRLMRYGLGSVALGSLIVSFVESIRFMLESIRRKLKVSSTTPHSYMGKAAFHSSRFCFRCIEWTIKSVNRNAYIMIAITGKSFCKASEIATELIINNILRIGRVNVIGDVILFLGKLCVSLSSALFAFLMLDTHKYRSAHNKISSPVFPVVVCWGLGYVVATLFFAVVEMSIDTIILSFCQDSEEHQGTAQYAPPLLIETLNDQNEMQRLTQGPH comes from the exons GCTTACATATGGACTGGACTATAAAGGAAATGTGTGTGGCGACAAGAATGCACAACCTGGACTTCGACAATTGGAACTTAGATATTGGCTAAATCCAAATCAGGTTTATCAAAGTGGTTTGAAAGGCAGTGAGTTTAAGTTAGCCAATGCTCGGAGTATTTGCTTGCTGGATTGCCCTTTCGCTTCTGAAGATCAACTAAATTGGGTCTGTGATTATCCAGAGGGAGATATCCATCTCTCAATGGACGATTGGATTGATAGGAATTATGATTATTATGAGTTCCTTACACCAGAAATGAGGAACAGCTCTCTTCAACTTCAGGGTCCTTGTTACCCTGTAATATTTCCAAGTGTAAATG TTTATTGGAGCTGCCAGTATATTGCTCGTGCATCAAACATTTCGCTGAGGCATTGGCAACAGATGGGTGGGGTGAACATTAACGAAGACATCATTATAGACAAATCCATTCACAGGTCCATCAATTCTCGGTCATCTGTTTTAAAG AGATACATGGCTGATATTGGAAAGTCGTGGCCAGTATTGATTGTCTGTGGAGGATTCTTGCCATTGTTTTTATCAGTGGTATGGCTTCTGATGATTCGGCATTTTGTTGCTGCAATGCCTTGGGTAACGGTTGCTCTATTTAATGTCCTCATAGTATCAGTGACAATGTTTTACTACTTAAAAG CTGGATGGATAGGGAACGATGCCATCTCCCCCATCATTGGTGAGCATGATCCATACATTCGTATATTTGGAAGG GAGATTCATCATATCCGTGCTGTAGCTGTTCTTATGACCTTTATTATGATTGTCTCCGTTCTTACATCGATTGCCATTGTCCGCCGCATCCTTATGGCAACCTCTGTCCTTAAG GTTGCGGCAAAGGTCATAGGAGAAGTTCAAGCGCTCATAATTTTTCCAATCATACCATATACTATCCTTGCAATTTTTTACATGTTCTGGTTTTCAGCTGCTCTCCATCTGTTCAGTTCTGGTCAGGTTGTCCAAAATGACTGCAACACCAACTGCTGTGCTTATGATCTTGTGTCAAAGCGGGTCAATTGTGATCATTGCTGTGGTTATAGCATTCACTACACTCCTCATATAGGAGTTGCCATTCTCTTCCACCTATTTGGATGTTACTGGGCTACACAGTTTTTTATAGCATGCTCATCAACAGTGATTGCAGGTTCTGTTGCCTCCTATTATTGGGCTCGTGGTGAAACATCA CCAGAGATTCCATTTCTTCCTGTTTTTTCCTCCATGAAGCGGCTTATGCGATATGGCCTTGGCTCTGTTGCCCTTGGCTCCCTGATTGTTTCATTTGTGGAATCTATCCGCTTTATGCTTGAGTCAATTCGTCGCAAACTGAAGGTTTCTAGTACCACACCTCATAGCTATATGGGCAAAGCAGCATTCCATTCATCTCGGTTTTGCTTCAGGTGTATCGAGTGGACTATCAAATCAGTAAACCGCAATGCCTACATTATG ATTGCCATCACAGGTAAAAGCTTCTGTAAGGCTTCTGAAAttgcaactgaattgatcatcaacaACATCCTTCGAATAGGGAGGGTGAATGTGATTGGAGATGTTATCCTATTTCTTGGAAAATTGTGTGTCAGCCTTTCAAGTGCTCTTTTTGCTTTCCTCATGTTGGATACCCACAAATACAGATCTGCTCATAACAAGATCTCTTCCCCAGTGTTTCCTGTAGTG GTGTGCTGGGGTCTTGGTTATGTTGTTGCCACTCTTTTCTTTGCAGTGGTGGAGATGTCAATTGATACCATCATCCTCTCATTCTGCCAGGATTCTGAAGAACACCAAGGGACAGCCCAATATGCGCCTCCCCTTCTCATTGAAACTCTTAATGACCAAAATGAGATGCAGAGACTCACTCAAGGTCCCCATTAA